A genomic stretch from Candidatus Thiothrix anitrata includes:
- the rpsB gene encoding 30S ribosomal protein S2 produces MPKVTMRQMLEAGVHFGHQTRYWNPKMGQFIFGERNKIHIINLEQSLPMFNEALNFVGKLASKGGKIMFVGTKRSARDAVREAAISCKMPFVNHRWLGGMLTNFKTVKGSIKRLKDLERMSEDGTFQKLGKKEILTLTREAEKLERGLGGIKDMRGLPDAIFVIDVGYEKIAVQEANKLGIPVIGVVDTNNSLQGVDYVIPGNDDAIRAIQLYVAAASDAINEGHSSAAVAPQEMMAEAPADAAQITEAGE; encoded by the coding sequence ATGCCTAAAGTTACTATGCGCCAGATGCTGGAAGCAGGTGTCCATTTCGGTCACCAAACTCGTTACTGGAACCCAAAAATGGGTCAGTTCATTTTTGGTGAACGCAACAAAATTCACATTATCAACCTAGAGCAATCCCTGCCAATGTTCAACGAAGCTCTGAACTTCGTGGGTAAACTGGCTTCCAAGGGTGGCAAGATTATGTTCGTTGGTACTAAGCGTTCTGCACGTGATGCGGTACGTGAAGCGGCGATTTCCTGCAAAATGCCTTTCGTCAACCATCGTTGGTTGGGCGGGATGCTGACTAACTTCAAAACTGTCAAAGGTTCTATCAAGCGTCTTAAAGACCTCGAAAGAATGTCTGAAGATGGCACTTTCCAAAAGTTAGGTAAAAAAGAAATTCTGACACTGACTCGTGAAGCGGAAAAATTAGAGCGCGGTCTTGGCGGTATTAAAGATATGCGTGGCCTGCCTGATGCTATTTTCGTTATTGACGTAGGTTACGAAAAAATCGCTGTTCAAGAAGCAAACAAACTAGGCATTCCTGTGATTGGTGTTGTGGATACCAACAACTCGTTGCAAGGCGTTGACTACGTTATTCCGGGTAATGATGACGCGATTCGTGCCATTCAGTTGTACGTGGCGGCGGCATCCGATGCAATTAACGAAGGTCACTCTAGTGCGGCGGTTGCTCCACAGGAGATGATGG
- the map gene encoding type I methionyl aminopeptidase yields MAKKQRDQEIKLKTPDEIAKMRVAGKLAADVLEMIGEHVKPGVTTDELNRLCHDYIVNVQEAIPAPLGYGDPPFPKSICTSVNHVVCHGIPGDKKLKEGDAINIDVTVIKDGYHGDTSKMFHVGKPSIAAKRLSDITQQCMYLGILEVRPGATFGAIGKAIQKHAHSNRFTVVEEFCGHGIGSVFHEAPQILHYYSKDSDKLIMQEGMIFTIEPMINQGKRDLKILPDKWTAVTKDHKLSAQWEHTILVTNDGFEILTLRAEEAGWRSTL; encoded by the coding sequence ATGGCTAAGAAGCAAAGAGATCAGGAAATCAAGCTCAAAACACCAGACGAAATCGCCAAAATGCGAGTGGCGGGCAAATTAGCGGCTGACGTATTGGAGATGATTGGTGAACATGTAAAGCCGGGGGTTACGACCGATGAACTGAATCGCCTTTGTCATGATTACATTGTCAATGTGCAAGAAGCCATTCCCGCACCGCTGGGTTATGGCGACCCACCCTTTCCAAAATCCATTTGCACCTCGGTGAACCATGTGGTTTGCCATGGCATTCCCGGCGATAAAAAACTCAAAGAAGGCGATGCCATTAATATCGACGTGACCGTCATCAAGGACGGCTACCACGGCGATACCAGCAAAATGTTCCATGTTGGCAAACCCAGTATCGCCGCTAAACGTTTAAGCGATATTACCCAACAATGCATGTACCTTGGCATTCTGGAAGTCCGCCCCGGCGCAACCTTCGGTGCGATTGGCAAAGCGATCCAAAAACACGCGCACAGCAACCGGTTTACTGTTGTGGAAGAGTTTTGTGGTCATGGCATTGGCAGCGTGTTTCATGAAGCCCCGCAAATCCTGCACTATTACAGCAAGGACAGCGACAAACTAATCATGCAGGAAGGCATGATTTTCACGATTGAACCCATGATCAATCAAGGCAAACGTGATTTAAAAATCCTGCCAGACAAGTGGACAGCCGTTACCAAGGATCACAAGTTATCCGCGCAATGGGAACACACCATCTTAGTAACAAACGATGGTTTTGAAATTTTAACCTTACGTGCTGAAGAAGCCGGATGGCGTTCAACATTATGA
- the glnD gene encoding [protein-PII] uridylyltransferase, with product MIPINPLLSIINQLLQHETPKIADYAQAVRNARQILHEAFQTGENVLTLLQQHADFIDALLQHLWSISNISAQRATLVAVGGYGRRELHPASDVDLMVLLNETPQAQCNERLAAFITLLWDIGLDVGHSVRTLDECLDAATNDLTIITNLIESRYLAGNENLYRALQDAISPEQMWDSRTFFMAKLEEQQKRHLRFGDSSHRVEPNLKEGRGGLRDIQTISWVTLREYGTFSLQELYAKRLLEYDEFETLRAGREFLWSIRFALHGLAKRKEDRLLFDYQRTLAHQFGYTDDTNNAAVEAFMQRYYRTITDLERLSEMLMGIFRENILIQTPPAPEMLGEWYQKHGDLISVNSPDVFVIYPTALLEIFLLLQMTPGVTGLTPHTIRLIRHNLHRIDAGFRQQIRHRQLFIQIVRQTKGITFVLRLMNRYGLLAAYIPAFANIVGRMQYDLFHMYTVDEHTLFVLRNLRRYSTSEGAQELPLCSEVFRTLRNPELLYLAGLFHDIAKGRNGDHSELGATDALNFCREHGLNLHDSALVSWLVRNHLLMSMTAQRKDISDPAVIHEFAELVTSQSRLDYLFLLTVADIRGTNHQLWNGWKQSLLHELYHATRTLLHNRSTISRESALLIEEKRQTALEQLMAEGFQDKACHHLWAQFGGDYHLQHSVESVVWHTRHILQQNRETPTLIQMRRTISGSSNVIFIYAHDQDDLFTRVVSSIEQLNLTIVQARLVSTTDGYDLYTLHILGSDNQLVDENEQGYIIDTLHNNLERAQAFRHIHRKPRILRNFSVPTRIVFSQQPEKGLTLLEINAGDMPGLLSRLGEAMDGLEIRVHNARINTLGEKAQDIFYVTTRNGEMITNAAQQATIRDSLEKALQAD from the coding sequence ATGATACCAATCAATCCCCTGCTGAGTATTATTAATCAATTACTACAGCATGAAACGCCGAAAATTGCCGATTACGCACAAGCCGTCCGCAATGCACGTCAAATTCTGCACGAAGCGTTTCAGACAGGGGAAAATGTTCTCACGCTATTGCAACAACACGCAGATTTTATTGATGCTTTATTGCAGCATTTGTGGAGTATCAGCAATATTTCCGCACAACGCGCCACGCTGGTTGCAGTCGGTGGCTACGGGCGACGCGAGTTACACCCGGCTTCCGACGTTGATTTAATGGTGCTGTTGAATGAAACCCCACAAGCGCAATGCAATGAACGCCTAGCGGCTTTCATCACCTTATTATGGGATATTGGGTTGGATGTCGGGCATAGCGTGCGTACCTTGGATGAATGTCTGGATGCTGCCACAAATGATTTGACGATTATTACCAACCTGATTGAATCGCGCTATTTGGCAGGCAATGAAAATCTGTATCGTGCATTGCAGGATGCGATTTCACCCGAACAAATGTGGGACAGCCGCACCTTCTTTATGGCGAAACTGGAGGAACAGCAAAAACGTCACTTGCGTTTTGGCGATAGCTCACACCGGGTAGAACCCAACCTCAAAGAAGGGCGCGGCGGTTTACGTGATATTCAAACGATTAGCTGGGTAACCTTGCGAGAATACGGTACGTTTTCCTTGCAGGAGCTGTACGCAAAACGCTTGCTAGAATACGATGAGTTCGAGACTTTACGGGCGGGTCGTGAGTTTTTATGGAGCATCCGTTTCGCCTTGCACGGCTTAGCTAAACGCAAGGAAGACCGTTTATTATTTGACTATCAGCGCACTTTAGCACACCAGTTTGGTTATACCGATGACACTAATAACGCGGCAGTTGAAGCATTTATGCAACGGTATTACCGTACCATCACTGATTTAGAGCGTTTAAGTGAAATGCTCATGGGCATCTTCCGCGAAAATATCCTGATCCAAACACCGCCAGCACCGGAAATGTTAGGCGAGTGGTATCAAAAACACGGTGACCTGATTTCTGTTAATTCACCCGACGTTTTCGTTATTTATCCGACTGCCTTACTGGAAATTTTTCTGTTATTACAGATGACACCGGGAGTAACCGGCTTAACCCCGCATACTATTCGCTTAATCCGCCATAATTTGCACCGTATTGATGCAGGTTTTCGCCAGCAAATTCGCCATCGGCAACTATTTATTCAGATCGTGCGCCAAACCAAGGGCATTACCTTTGTACTGCGTTTAATGAACCGCTACGGTTTGCTCGCCGCGTATATTCCGGCCTTTGCCAATATCGTGGGACGGATGCAGTACGATTTGTTCCACATGTACACAGTGGATGAACATACATTATTTGTGTTACGCAATTTACGCCGTTACAGCACTTCAGAAGGTGCACAGGAATTACCACTATGTTCCGAAGTATTCCGTACCCTGCGTAACCCCGAATTATTGTATTTAGCAGGTTTATTCCATGATATTGCCAAAGGTCGTAATGGCGATCATTCGGAACTAGGCGCGACAGATGCACTAAACTTTTGTCGCGAACATGGCTTAAATTTACATGATTCCGCCTTGGTCAGTTGGCTGGTGCGTAATCATTTACTGATGAGCATGACCGCACAACGTAAGGATATTAGTGACCCTGCGGTAATACACGAGTTTGCAGAACTAGTTACCTCACAAAGCCGCTTGGACTATCTGTTTTTATTAACGGTAGCGGATATTCGCGGCACTAACCATCAATTATGGAACGGCTGGAAACAATCGTTACTGCATGAGCTGTACCATGCCACCCGCACACTGCTGCACAATCGCAGCACCATTTCCCGTGAAAGTGCCTTACTGATTGAAGAAAAACGCCAAACTGCACTGGAACAATTAATGGCAGAAGGGTTTCAGGATAAGGCTTGCCATCATTTGTGGGCGCAATTTGGGGGCGATTACCATTTACAGCATTCGGTGGAATCCGTGGTGTGGCACACCCGCCATATTCTGCAACAAAACCGAGAAACCCCTACCCTGATCCAAATGCGACGCACCATTTCTGGCAGCAGCAATGTCATTTTCATTTACGCGCATGATCAGGACGATTTGTTCACCCGCGTTGTTTCATCCATCGAACAACTTAACCTGACAATTGTACAAGCACGCCTTGTCTCAACCACAGATGGTTACGATTTATATACCTTGCATATCTTAGGCTCTGATAACCAGCTTGTGGATGAGAACGAGCAAGGCTACATCATCGACACCCTACACAATAATCTAGAACGCGCTCAAGCATTCCGCCACATCCATCGTAAACCACGAATTTTACGCAATTTTAGTGTGCCAACACGGATTGTATTTAGTCAGCAACCGGAAAAAGGCTTAACTCTGCTGGAAATCAACGCCGGGGACATGCCGGGACTATTATCACGCTTAGGCGAGGCAATGGATGGCTTGGAGATTCGGGTACATAACGCACGGATCAATACCTTAGGTGAAAAAGCACAGGATATTTTTTATGTCACGACACGTAACGGGGAAATGATTACAAACGCGGCGCAGCAGGCCACCATTCGGGATTCGCTGGAAAAAGCGTTACAGGCAGATTGA
- the pnp gene encoding polyribonucleotide nucleotidyltransferase translates to MAKFTKTFQYGNNTVTIETGEIAKQATAAVMITMDDTTVLVTVVGQKSTVVGRDFFPMTVDYQEKFYAAGRIPGGFFKREARATEEETLVARLIDRPLRPLFPEGFTNEVQLIATVVSMNADVSADIPAMLGSSAVMALSGMPFQGPIGAARVGYRNGEYMLNPSKEDLKTSALDLVIAGTDSAVLMVESEADELSEEVMLGAVMFGHEQMQVAIQAIKELAAEVGNPAWDWTPPTANTALADAVAGACQADLVEAFQVADKQMRYARIDEVLSSTVDKLAAKDGEEGFSADDIKAEFKNVEKTVVRGSILDGKPRIDGRDLQTVRPISVRLGVLPRAHGSALFTRGETQALVVTTLGTERDAQVIDAITGEYKDNFLFNYNFPPYSVGETGRFGSPKRREIGHGRLAKRGVKAMIPHTDDFPYTIRCVSEITESNGSSSMASVCGSSLSLMDAGVPIKSPVAGIAMGLIKEGERFAVLTDILGDEDHLGDMDFKVAGSAEGITALQMDIKITGITKEIMQQALVQAQAGRLYILGEMAKGLEAPRDDISEYAPRYVTMKINPDKIREVIGKGGETIRGITEKTGAQVNIDDEGFIKIAAVDAKAAYEARTMIEAITAEVEINKVYNGTVARIMDFGAFVTILPGKDGLLHISQISNERVENVTDFVNVGDTVQVKVIEIDRQGRMRLSMKDATGE, encoded by the coding sequence ATGGCTAAATTCACCAAGACATTCCAATACGGTAATAATACCGTCACCATCGAAACTGGCGAAATCGCTAAACAAGCCACCGCAGCAGTAATGATTACTATGGATGACACCACTGTGTTGGTCACGGTAGTCGGTCAAAAATCAACAGTTGTTGGACGTGATTTCTTCCCAATGACGGTGGATTATCAAGAAAAGTTCTACGCAGCTGGTCGTATTCCCGGTGGTTTCTTCAAGCGCGAAGCGCGTGCAACGGAAGAAGAAACCTTGGTTGCACGTCTGATTGACCGTCCATTACGCCCGCTGTTCCCGGAAGGCTTTACCAATGAAGTGCAATTGATTGCGACTGTGGTTTCCATGAACGCTGATGTTAGCGCGGATATTCCGGCAATGTTGGGTTCTTCTGCGGTAATGGCTTTATCAGGTATGCCATTCCAAGGGCCGATTGGCGCAGCACGTGTGGGCTATCGCAATGGCGAATACATGCTGAACCCTTCTAAAGAAGACTTGAAAACGTCAGCGTTGGATTTGGTGATCGCGGGCACTGATAGTGCAGTATTGATGGTTGAATCCGAAGCGGATGAACTCAGCGAAGAAGTCATGCTGGGTGCGGTAATGTTCGGTCACGAGCAAATGCAGGTAGCGATTCAGGCGATTAAAGAATTAGCGGCTGAAGTTGGCAATCCGGCATGGGATTGGACGCCACCAACCGCAAACACCGCGTTAGCCGATGCAGTTGCAGGTGCTTGCCAAGCTGATTTGGTTGAAGCGTTCCAAGTGGCTGACAAGCAAATGCGTTATGCGCGGATTGACGAAGTTCTGAGTAGCACGGTTGATAAGCTGGCTGCAAAAGACGGCGAAGAAGGTTTCAGTGCTGATGACATCAAGGCTGAATTCAAGAATGTGGAAAAAACCGTAGTGCGTGGCAGTATTTTAGATGGCAAGCCACGTATTGATGGGCGTGATCTGCAAACCGTGCGTCCGATCAGCGTGCGTCTGGGCGTATTACCACGCGCTCACGGTTCTGCTTTGTTTACCCGTGGTGAAACACAGGCATTGGTGGTTACCACCTTGGGTACTGAGCGTGATGCTCAGGTGATTGATGCAATTACCGGTGAATACAAAGATAACTTCTTGTTTAACTATAACTTCCCGCCGTACAGCGTCGGTGAAACTGGGCGTTTCGGTTCACCGAAGCGTCGTGAAATCGGTCACGGGCGTTTGGCCAAGCGCGGCGTTAAAGCGATGATTCCGCACACTGATGATTTCCCTTACACCATTCGTTGCGTTTCAGAAATCACTGAATCTAACGGTTCCAGTTCAATGGCGAGCGTCTGTGGTAGTTCTTTGTCATTGATGGATGCGGGCGTGCCGATTAAATCACCGGTTGCGGGTATCGCAATGGGCTTGATTAAAGAAGGTGAGCGTTTCGCAGTATTGACCGACATCTTGGGCGATGAAGATCACCTCGGTGATATGGATTTCAAAGTGGCAGGTTCTGCTGAAGGCATTACCGCGTTGCAAATGGACATCAAGATCACTGGCATCACCAAGGAAATCATGCAACAAGCGTTGGTACAAGCGCAAGCAGGTCGTTTGTATATCTTGGGTGAAATGGCGAAAGGTCTGGAAGCACCACGCGATGATATTTCCGAATACGCCCCGCGTTACGTCACCATGAAAATCAACCCGGACAAAATCCGTGAAGTGATTGGTAAGGGCGGTGAAACCATCCGTGGCATTACCGAAAAAACCGGCGCACAGGTCAATATCGACGACGAGGGTTTCATCAAAATCGCGGCAGTTGACGCGAAAGCAGCGTATGAAGCACGTACCATGATCGAGGCGATTACCGCTGAAGTTGAAATTAACAAAGTTTACAACGGTACAGTCGCACGCATTATGGACTTCGGCGCGTTCGTTACCATTTTGCCGGGCAAAGACGGTTTGCTGCATATTTCTCAAATCAGCAATGAGCGCGTGGAAAATGTCACTGACTTTGTAAATGTTGGCGATACCGTGCAGGTTAAGGTTATTGAAATCGACCGCCAAGGTCGGATGCGCTTAAGCATGAAAGACGCAACCGGTGAGTAA
- a CDS encoding toxin-antitoxin system TumE family protein, with the protein MSATEIFQRRIVLSANSFAELVAWELSSPVRGSLHHYKYRLAFVVDGICVVRYDNEAGKGDHKHIGTQEIACTFTSIDQLVSDFYTDVMRWRDEHSRT; encoded by the coding sequence ATGAGTGCCACTGAAATATTCCAACGCCGCATTGTTTTATCTGCCAATAGTTTTGCAGAATTGGTGGCGTGGGAGTTGTCCTCACCAGTGCGTGGCAGTTTGCATCACTACAAATATCGCCTTGCATTCGTGGTCGATGGTATTTGTGTGGTGCGCTATGACAATGAGGCAGGCAAAGGCGACCATAAGCATATTGGCACACAAGAAATAGCCTGTACTTTTACGAGCATTGATCAGCTGGTATCGGACTTTTATACAGACGTAATGAGGTGGCGCGATGAACACAGTCGTACTTGA
- a CDS encoding formylglycine-generating enzyme family protein, with amino-acid sequence MQRLLGDAVPLARIVAVLPPPVSPALLVRLLREFAPHLPLTRLQRLYALPNTQSDASGLYWGVDVLRLLRGQFHQWCRGEEKQRVQARLLGWYRAAKPDNEGCLRYYAWYWRYLRLLLEFSPRQAIPAMEQLQVSVAPLQAQIEQELQQDALPFPLPDADDEESRKRLMRISKGKVISEDVVWPALRSRKREVAGGLLLTAMLVGVAIWQSLPQTKKPIEIVVAGPVKEKPPVEPVVVELVQKETPPSLPLSGEGLKAALPAMVKIPGGTFEMGCVENKDCQDNEEPVHTVNVPAFEMGAYEVTFGQFRAFVDATQYQTTAEKEGSCWSYDASGSGSDVRGNSWRKTGYTQTDDSPVTCVSWQDAQAYLKWLSEQTKQAWRLPSEAEWEYATRGGTKTAYSWGDQPPVCDTQAANGAQFDDCKEKAPLKVGSFKPNPLGLYDVHGNALEWVEDCWQGDYKYAPIDGSARQGCDADASRVLRGGSWGSKPRWLRSAFRLYLSPVNRYYSVGFRAARTINPLPFTDKGTADQLAQAPQQGQAFQAALPQTLTDTQKVPAPTMVQIPAGKFTMGCDPKRDDVEGGCFDSEKPAHEVNVPTFWLSETEVTVAQYMACVKAGACPEPEWQEKGSDYNIQTGKDDHYKKLGEALTGDNYPIVGVSWQNAQAYVQWLSKQTSKKYRLPTEAEWEYAARAGTDTAYSWGIASAKTMQIVVVTCVVTNSTILLR; translated from the coding sequence GTGCAACGCTTGTTGGGTGATGCCGTGCCATTGGCGCGAATAGTCGCGGTGCTACCGCCGCCAGTTAGTCCTGCTTTGCTGGTGCGGCTGTTACGTGAATTTGCCCCGCACTTGCCATTGACTCGTTTGCAACGCTTGTATGCTTTGCCGAATACCCAGTCTGATGCTTCAGGGCTGTATTGGGGTGTGGATGTATTGCGGCTGTTGCGTGGGCAGTTCCACCAATGGTGTCGGGGTGAGGAAAAACAGCGGGTGCAGGCACGGCTATTGGGTTGGTATCGTGCCGCGAAGCCGGACAATGAGGGTTGTTTGCGTTATTACGCTTGGTATTGGCGTTATTTGCGTTTGTTGCTGGAGTTTTCTCCCAGGCAAGCGATTCCAGCAATGGAACAATTGCAGGTGTCGGTTGCACCGTTACAGGCACAGATTGAACAGGAGCTACAGCAGGATGCGTTGCCGTTCCCGCTACCGGACGCTGATGATGAGGAAAGTCGCAAGCGGCTGATGCGTATTAGCAAAGGTAAGGTCATTAGTGAGGATGTGGTGTGGCCTGCTTTGCGTAGTCGCAAGCGCGAGGTGGCGGGTGGTTTGCTGTTGACGGCTATGTTAGTGGGTGTGGCGATTTGGCAGAGTTTACCGCAGACGAAAAAGCCGATTGAGATTGTTGTGGCTGGGCCAGTGAAGGAAAAACCCCCGGTTGAGCCTGTTGTGGTTGAACTAGTGCAGAAAGAAACCCCTCCCAGCCTCCCCTTATCAGGGGAGGGGCTTAAGGCTGCGTTGCCTGCGATGGTCAAAATCCCCGGTGGCACATTTGAGATGGGCTGCGTGGAAAACAAAGACTGCCAAGACAATGAAGAACCCGTACACACGGTCAACGTCCCCGCGTTTGAAATGGGTGCGTATGAAGTTACGTTTGGGCAGTTCCGTGCCTTTGTGGATGCTACCCAGTACCAAACCACAGCGGAAAAGGAGGGTTCGTGCTGGTCGTATGATGCCAGTGGCAGTGGGAGTGATGTCAGAGGCAACTCATGGCGTAAAACCGGCTACACCCAGACCGATGACAGCCCCGTGACTTGTGTCAGTTGGCAGGATGCACAAGCTTACCTCAAGTGGTTAAGCGAACAGACTAAACAGGCATGGCGTTTGCCGAGTGAGGCTGAATGGGAATATGCCACCCGTGGCGGGACAAAGACAGCCTACAGTTGGGGCGACCAGCCGCCCGTGTGTGATACGCAAGCAGCCAATGGCGCACAATTTGATGATTGCAAGGAAAAAGCTCCGCTGAAAGTGGGCAGTTTCAAGCCCAATCCGTTGGGATTGTATGACGTACACGGCAATGCTTTGGAATGGGTGGAAGATTGCTGGCAGGGCGATTACAAGTATGCGCCGATTGATGGTAGTGCCCGTCAGGGTTGCGACGCGGATGCGTCGCGTGTGTTGCGCGGCGGGTCGTGGGGCAGCAAACCTCGGTGGTTGCGTTCTGCTTTCCGCCTCTACCTCTCGCCGGTCAACCGATACTACAGTGTTGGATTTCGCGCTGCCAGGACAATTAACCCTTTACCCTTTACTGACAAGGGCACGGCGGATCAGTTGGCACAAGCTCCCCAGCAAGGGCAGGCGTTTCAGGCTGCTCTTCCTCAAACGCTAACCGATACCCAGAAAGTGCCAGCTCCGACGATGGTGCAAATCCCCGCTGGCAAATTCACGATGGGGTGTGATCCTAAGCGCGATGATGTGGAAGGTGGGTGTTTCGATAGCGAGAAACCTGCCCACGAAGTCAACGTACCCACCTTCTGGCTGAGCGAAACCGAAGTGACGGTGGCGCAATACATGGCGTGTGTGAAAGCGGGTGCTTGCCCTGAACCGGAGTGGCAGGAAAAGGGTAGTGATTACAATATCCAGACAGGTAAGGATGATCATTACAAAAAATTGGGCGAGGCTCTTACGGGCGATAACTATCCGATTGTGGGAGTCAGTTGGCAAAACGCCCAAGCGTATGTGCAATGGCTGAGTAAGCAGACCAGTAAGAAGTACCGTTTGCCGACCGAAGCCGAATGGGAATACGCAGCGCGGGCAGGGACGGATACGGCGTATTCGTGGGGAATAGCATCGGCAAAAACAATGCAAATTGTAGTGGTGACTTGTGTGGTGACAAATTCGACTATACTTCTCCGGTAG
- a CDS encoding lysozyme inhibitor LprI family protein, with amino-acid sequence MCRWLVIAVLSLLAINAHAREAGNTVKPHAIDLSVERCLETNHSTAGMVGCFTRAETEWDAELNRVYKALQGELKPAGKEALKQAQRAWIAQRDKEFELINAVHEQMDGTMWIPVMVNKRADVVKQRALALQDLLDLLNEGAT; translated from the coding sequence ATGTGTCGATGGTTAGTCATTGCGGTACTGTCATTGCTGGCTATCAATGCCCATGCCAGAGAAGCAGGAAATACAGTTAAGCCCCATGCGATTGATCTGAGCGTGGAGCGTTGTCTGGAAACCAATCACAGTACCGCTGGTATGGTGGGGTGTTTTACTCGCGCTGAAACCGAGTGGGACGCGGAGCTGAACCGCGTTTATAAAGCCTTGCAAGGTGAACTCAAGCCCGCCGGGAAAGAAGCCTTGAAACAAGCGCAGCGTGCATGGATTGCGCAGCGTGACAAGGAATTCGAGTTGATCAATGCTGTGCATGAGCAAATGGATGGCACAATGTGGATTCCGGTGATGGTGAACAAACGCGCTGATGTGGTGAAGCAACGTGCACTGGCATTGCAGGATTTACTGGATTTATTGAACGAAGGTGCAACGTAA
- the rpsO gene encoding 30S ribosomal protein S15: MSLSAEVKASVVEQYRQSDTDTGSPEVQVALLTARIKHLTDHFATHKHDHHSRRGMLAMVNQRRKLLDYLKRKDLGRYQALISSLGLRR; this comes from the coding sequence ATGTCTCTGAGTGCAGAAGTAAAGGCGAGTGTTGTTGAACAATACCGCCAATCAGACACAGATACCGGGTCCCCGGAAGTGCAAGTTGCGCTGCTGACAGCGCGAATCAAGCATCTGACGGACCATTTTGCAACCCACAAGCATGACCACCATTCCCGTCGCGGTATGTTGGCTATGGTAAACCAACGCCGCAAGCTGTTGGATTACCTCAAGCGCAAAGATCTGGGGCGTTATCAAGCTTTGATCAGCAGCCTTGGCCTGCGTCGTTAA
- the msrB gene encoding peptide-methionine (R)-S-oxide reductase MsrB, which translates to MAITRQRSQRVSKTAIEWQAQLTPEQYQVTRLKGTERPFSSAMCSRIEPGLYACVCCGTLLFDAREKFDSGTGWPSFTQPVQENAVAYHADHAHGMVRVETTCNGCDAHLGHVFPDGQPSGLRYCINALALQKIDTEES; encoded by the coding sequence ATGGCAATAACCCGGCAGCGATCGCAGCGTGTCAGCAAAACTGCCATAGAGTGGCAGGCGCAGTTAACCCCGGAACAATACCAAGTGACTCGCTTAAAAGGCACAGAACGCCCGTTCAGCTCGGCAATGTGCAGCCGCATTGAGCCGGGTTTATACGCTTGCGTGTGTTGCGGCACATTATTGTTTGATGCGCGTGAAAAGTTTGATTCGGGCACGGGCTGGCCTTCTTTCACCCAGCCGGTGCAGGAAAATGCAGTGGCGTATCATGCTGATCATGCACACGGCATGGTGCGGGTTGAAACGACATGTAACGGTTGCGATGCGCATTTGGGGCATGTATTTCCTGATGGCCAGCCGAGTGGGTTGCGCTATTGCATTAATGCACTGGCGTTGCAGAAAATAGACACTGAGGAATCGTAA
- a CDS encoding HVO_A0114 family putative DNA-binding protein, producing MKNGANSTPRISFETPELLWQTLTIKRWEIIKAMTGGGVLSLREVARRVNRDVKAVHGDVHALLNSGLLKKSGDGVSFPYDGIHVDFMLQAAA from the coding sequence ATTAAAAACGGGGCAAACTCCACGCCCCGCATCAGCTTTGAAACCCCTGAACTGTTATGGCAAACCCTGACCATCAAGCGTTGGGAAATCATCAAAGCCATGACAGGCGGTGGCGTTCTCTCTCTCCGTGAAGTAGCGCGGCGCGTAAACCGTGATGTGAAAGCCGTACACGGCGACGTTCATGCTTTGCTTAATTCAGGGTTGTTGAAAAAATCAGGCGATGGCGTGTCGTTTCCTTATGACGGTATTCACGTTGATTTTATGCTACAAGCGGCGGCTTGA
- a CDS encoding c-type cytochrome — protein MNTFKKTLAIIFAAASIASVSSVMADEQKTPEEAAIDYRKAAFGMIKHHFGPMGAMVKGEKEFNAEEFAKNAEAVAALSKFPMNGFIAGSDMGETEAKDDIWSNMDDFKKKMETFQIEAASLADVAKGGDMAAIKPQFGKVGESCKACHKEYKKD, from the coding sequence ATGAATACCTTCAAAAAAACCCTAGCTATTATCTTCGCTGCCGCCAGCATCGCAAGCGTTTCCAGCGTTATGGCTGATGAGCAAAAAACCCCAGAAGAAGCAGCGATTGACTACCGCAAAGCGGCTTTCGGCATGATCAAACACCACTTCGGCCCAATGGGCGCAATGGTTAAAGGCGAAAAAGAATTCAACGCTGAAGAATTTGCGAAAAATGCCGAAGCGGTGGCTGCATTGAGCAAATTCCCAATGAACGGCTTCATTGCCGGTAGCGACATGGGCGAAACTGAAGCCAAGGATGACATCTGGTCAAACATGGACGACTTCAAAAAGAAAATGGAAACCTTCCAGATTGAAGCAGCGTCGTTAGCTGATGTCGCGAAAGGCGGTGACATGGCAGCGATCAAACCACAATTCGGCAAAGTGGGCGAGTCTTGCAAGGCTTGTCATAAAGAATACAAGAAAGACTGA